The genomic DNA AAAGTTTGAAACATATCATGGAGTAAGAATTCATGATAATGCTTTAGTAGCAGCAGCACAATTAAGTGATAGATATATTGCAGATCGTTTTTTACCTGATAAAGCTATTGATTTAGTAGATGAAGCAAGTGCAACAATTAAAACTGAGTTAGCTTCTGTTCCCACTGAATTATATCAAGTTGATAGAAAAGTTATGCAATTAGAAATTGAAAGAGCTGCTTTAAGCAAAGAAACTGATGAAAAATCAAAAGAAAGATTAACTTTTAATGAAAAAGAGTTAATGAAATATAAAACAATTCAAAATGAATTAACAAGTAAATGAGAAGAAGAGAAAAAAGCTCATGAAAAAATTAATCAATTAAGATCAACAATGGATTCATTAAAAACAGAACTAGATCGTGCTCAAGCAGAAGGTAAGTTTGAGAGAGCAGGAGAGATTCAATATTCTTTACTTCCAGCGATTGAAAAACAATTAAAAAAAGCGGAAAAAGAAGATGAAAATCAATTAATGTCTGAAGAAGTCTCAGAAAAAGAAATTGCAACAATTATTGGAAGATGAACAGGTATTCCAGTTGAAAACTTAATGGAATCAGAAAAACAAAGATTATTAGGTTTAGAAACTTCACTTCGAAAAATGGTTAAAGGTCAACCAGAAGCATTAAAAGCTGTTAGCGAAGCAATTTTAAGAAGTAGAAGTGGAATTAAAGATCCATCAAAACCGATTGGTAGTTTCTTATTTTTAGGTCCAACTGGGGTTGGTAAAACTGAAGTTGCAAGAAGCTTAGCAAAACAACTATTTAGTAGTGAGAAAAAAATGATTAGACTTGATATGAGTGAGTATATGGAAAAACACTCAGTGTCTAAATTAATTGGATCTCCTCCGGGATATGTTGGATATGAAGAAGGTGGAAGACTTACTGAAGCTGTGAGAAGAAACCCTTATTCAATTGTATTATTTGATGAAGTTGAAAAAGCTCATCCTGATGTATTTAATGTGTTGTTACAAATTTTAGATGATGGAAGAATCACAGATTCTTTAGGAAAAACAATTGATTTTAAAAATACAATTATAATTATGACTTCAAATATAGGATCAGATTATTTAATGACCACTGAGCCAGAACTGATTGATGAAAAAGAAATTGAAAATATGCTTAAAAAATTCTTTAGACCAGAATTCTTAAACAGAATCGACAACATTGTAAGATTTAATCCTCTTTCAAAAGAAGTTATTAGAGAAATTATTGAAAAAACTTTAATTGAATTAAAAGAAAGAATTACTGAAAATGGAGAATATATAATCAACTTCTCAGAAACAAGTGTAGAAAAAATCTTAAAAGAAGGTTATGATAGAGACTTTGGAGCTAGACCAATTAAAAGATATATAGAAA from Spiroplasma tabanidicola includes the following:
- a CDS encoding ATP-dependent Clp protease ATP-binding subunit, with protein sequence MDFQQKPDPLNDPEILSKYTRDLSKDAKEGKIDPIIGRDDEIMRVIRILSRKTKNNPVLVGEPGVGKTAIAEGLAQRINKGDVPSILKNKRILELDMGSVMAGASYLGDYEARIKGIVNAIQKENGEIILFIDELHLIVGAGKTGNGGGMDVSNLLKPALARGGLKAIGATTLKEYREYIEKDAALERRFQKVMVSEPTVEETISILRGLKEKFETYHGVRIHDNALVAAAQLSDRYIADRFLPDKAIDLVDEASATIKTELASVPTELYQVDRKVMQLEIERAALSKETDEKSKERLTFNEKELMKYKTIQNELTSKWEEEKKAHEKINQLRSTMDSLKTELDRAQAEGKFERAGEIQYSLLPAIEKQLKKAEKEDENQLMSEEVSEKEIATIIGRWTGIPVENLMESEKQRLLGLETSLRKMVKGQPEALKAVSEAILRSRSGIKDPSKPIGSFLFLGPTGVGKTEVARSLAKQLFSSEKKMIRLDMSEYMEKHSVSKLIGSPPGYVGYEEGGRLTEAVRRNPYSIVLFDEVEKAHPDVFNVLLQILDDGRITDSLGKTIDFKNTIIIMTSNIGSDYLMTTEPELIDEKEIENMLKKFFRPEFLNRIDNIVRFNPLSKEVIREIIEKTLIELKERITENGEYIINFSETSVEKILKEGYDRDFGARPIKRYIEKNIETVIAKSIVSSEIEPKRNYVLDVQNDHFVVSSSNKLN